One genomic window of Diospyros lotus cultivar Yz01 chromosome 8, ASM1463336v1, whole genome shotgun sequence includes the following:
- the LOC127808916 gene encoding cysteine-rich receptor-like protein kinase 10 isoform X8, giving the protein MKLRARTMAPGERIMNMKGVILFLPLLLCFLTSFIPSVYGSERLYNICTNTTAYTSNSAFGTNLNTLLSALSNATTATGFYNSTAGNSSSDRVYGLFLCRGDVSPQACRQCVANASVDLVKLCPTQREAIVWYDDCLLRYSNQSVFSNQVVVSMSNTQDIGTSSLTQFKQVVDKTLGDIANQAARNQSGRKFATKDANFSGNQTVYTLAQCTADLSISACNSCLADAISRLPTCCEGKEGGRILKSSCNVRYEIYPFYYLNATAPAPAPGIPPPPAPVNSPGKGGGVSSQLLIAIIVPVGVSVLLFIVGFCFIRRKGKKEYEAVGESSVVNAMSEVQSLQYSLASIQAATNNFSDDNKVGEGGFGDVYKGILPNGQEVAVKRLSRNSGQGAVEFKNEVVLVAKLQHKNLVRLLGFCLEGEEKILIYEFVPNKSLDYFLFDLEKQEKLDWSRRFKIIGGIARGILYLHQDSRLKIIHRDLKTSNVLLDGDMNAKISDFGMARIFGVDQTQGNTSRVVGTYGYMSPEYAMHGQFSVKSDIYSFGVLVLEIISGKKNSNFYESGYAEDLLSYAWKLWRDETPLDLIDPSLKGSYSSNEVLRCIHIALLCVQEDPEDRPTMANVIVTLNSFSVNLPVPEQPAFFVGSRTRSQVQKGLETDQSTSTSVPWTVNETSITELHPR; this is encoded by the exons ATGAAATTGAGAGCCAGGACCATGGCACCGGGAGAGAGAATCATGAACATGAAGGGTGTGATTCTATTTCTTCCCTTGCTCCTCTGCTTTCTCACCAGCTTCATCCCCAGTGTGTATGGCTCCGAAAGGTTATACAATATTTGCACCAACACAACCGCTTACACTTCAAACAGTGCCTTCGGAACCAACCTCAACACCCTCCTGTCCGCTCTCTCCAACGCCACCACCGCCACGGGCTTCTACAACTCCACCGCCGGAAACAGCTCCTCCGACCGAGTCTACGGCCTCTTCCTCTGCCGCGGCGATGTCTCACCCCAAGCCTGCCGACAGTGCGTTGCGAATGCTAGCGTAGACCTAGTGAAGCTGTGCCCAACTCAGAGAGAAGCCATCGTTTGGTATGATGACTGCTTGCTCCGGTACTCGAACCAGTCCGTCTTCTCCAATCAGGTCGTCGTTTCCATGTCAAATACACAGGACATTGGCACCTCGAGCCTAACCCAGTTCAAGCAGGTCGTGGACAAAACCCTGGGCGATATAGCTAACCAGGCTGCAAGAAATCAATCGGGGAGGAAGTTTGCGACTAAAGACGCCAATTTCAGTGGAAATCAGACGGTATATACGCTTGCACAGTGCACGGCAGATTTGTCTATTTCTGCTTGCAACTCTTGCCTCGCCGATGCTATCTCCAGACTGCCCACTTGTTGCGAGGggaaggaaggaggaagaatTCTTAAGTCCAGTTGCAACGTCAGGTATGAGATTTACCCCTTCTACTACCTCAACGCCACCGCACCGGCACCCGCACCGGGCATTCCTCCTCCACCGGCTCCGGTTAACAGTCCAG GGAAAGGGGGGGGAGTCTCATCGCAGCTACTCATTGCCATAATCGTTCCCGTAGGAGTCTCGGTCTTGCTTTTCATTGTAGGATTCTGTTTCataagaaggaaaggaaagaaggaaTATGAAGCGGTTGGAGAAAGCAGTG TTGTGAATGCGATGAGTGAAGTGCAGTCCTTGCAGTATAGCCTGGCCTCAATTCAAGCAGCCACAAACAACTTTTCCGATGATAATAAAGTTGGTGAAGGTGGATTTGGTGATGTCTACAAA GGAATACTTCCCAATGGGCAAGAGGTGGCAGTGAAGAGACTATCTCGAAATTCAGGGCAAGGTGCAGTAGAGTTCAAGAATGAGGTCGTCTTGGTGGCTAAGCTTCAACACAAAAATCTAGTGAGGCTACTAGGATTCTGCTTGGAGGGAGAAGAAAAGATACTCATCTACGAATTCGTGCCCAACAAAAGCCTCGACTACTTTCTTTTCG ATCtggaaaagcaagaaaaattggATTGGTCCCGGCGTTTCAAGATTATAGGAGGGATAGCTAGGGGGATTCTTTACCTTCATCAAGATTCCCGACTTAAAATCATCCATCGTGACCTCAAAACAAGCAACGTTCTGTTAGATGGGGATATGAATgcaaaaatttcagattttgggaTGGCAAGGATCTTTGGCGTGGATCAAACCCAAGGAAATACGAGTAGAGTAGTTGGAACATA CGGTTACATGTCTCCAGAATATGCAATGCATGGACAATTTTCTGTGAAGTCAGATATATATAGTTTCGGGGTATTAGTTCTTGAAATCATAAGCGGCAAAAAGAACAGCAACTTTTACGAATCAGGCTATGCCGAGGACCTTCTGAGCTAC GCTTGGAAGCTCTGGAGAGATGAAACCCCTCTGGATTTGATAGATCCAAGTCTTAAAGGGTCTTACTCAAGCAATGAAGTCCTTAGATGTATCCACATTGCTTTGCTGTGCGTCCAAGAGGACCCAGAAGATAGGCCCACAATGGCAAATGTTATTGTGACACTAAACAGTTTCTCGGTTAACCTCCCAGTTCCCGAACAGCCTGCGTTTTTCGTTGGGAGCAGAACCAGGTCGCAAGTACAAAAGGGCCTGGAGACAGATCAGTCAACCAGCACTTCAGTGCCATGGACTGTGAATGAAACATCAATAACTGAGTTACACCCTAGATGA